The following proteins are co-located in the Chiroxiphia lanceolata isolate bChiLan1 chromosome 7, bChiLan1.pri, whole genome shotgun sequence genome:
- the RBM44 gene encoding RNA-binding protein 44 isoform X4, whose amino-acid sequence MEVGKSSRVNSKRSSVTQGSCPGEDPGEGSLLTEDSHLEYLSAHEEYADDTNSSSEFFEEREIGEVKDIPQGHKVPPHISTGEEEVSGDSNRHTHSVSMKPEGPFLSPRERAPKVALQFCEHAESSDFYSCEKPGTVRVDSTAEDAGIQFPVSEIPTSKNPDFSVEVADESSGGSPRCVNSECRGALKSMASVSAVTQAVDASSDFRACFTTSRSSSAQVCLCSRAINTEITMMNKSRPVGWPRQNCVDAASNTEWSFGAHCSHVQEQWESKNQLCTCDWKMSTDRPVHLNKQTVKNSVSSCCQNTLQRATEAELQLLAIHYKMCYQHCLTVYQLAFEENTAFGSRCDEKTELHSSLLLVLEELENNYNNMRMEINMGIPLNALPPLSVEVKLPPISSFYVPGKFFRKSLGSDDLPGEERADVEAPEMQEQTSVNRDKPQTEGGQPSDSASPEAREGQHKGQDLKHEVKTVQSGDEHSSVHVGGPSSSVLEDTGENSLQKTSYSYSIEPGDIFNSPYALNLSSFTKLIKRLQATHPEANRDQIVEAIQQVRKNNKGMLCGLAISTIEERTSAILRKSMPNCGQEKQ is encoded by the exons ATGGAAGTGGGAAAGAGCAGCCGTGTTAACAGCAAAAGGAGTTCTGTCACTCAGGGCTCCTGTCCAGGTGAAGATCCAGGTGAAGGAAGCCTTTTAACTGAAGACTCCCATCTGGAGTATCTCAGTGCTCACGAGGAATATGCTGATGATACAAATAGCTCAAGTGAATTCTTTGAGGAGAGGGAAATTGGAGAGGTGAAGGACATACCACAAGGTCACAAGGTGCCACCCCACATCAGTACAGGGGAAGAAGAAGTGTCTGGGGACAGCAACAGGCACACTCACAGTGTCTCAATGAAGCCAGAGGGCCCTTTCCTGTCGCCAAGGGAAAGGGCCCCTAAAGTAGCTCTGCAGTTTTGCGAACACGCAGAATCCTCTGATTTCTACAGCTGTGAAAAACCTGGTACCGTCCGTGttgacagcactgcagaggatGCTGGAATCCAATTTCCTGTCTCTGAAATTCCCACTAGTAAGAATCCTGATTTTAGTGTGGAAGTTGCAGATGAATCCTCCGGTGGAAGTCCCCGCTGTGTGAACTCGGAGTGCCGTGGAGCCCTGAAAAGCATGGCCAGTGTCTCTGCAGTGACACAGGCTGTCGATGCCAGCTCTGATTTCAGAGCTTGCTTTACaacaagcagaagcagcagtgctCAGGTTTGTCTCTGCTCCAGGGCAATTAACACAGAGATAACGATGATGAACAAATCTCGACCGGTGGGATGGCCCCGTCAAAACTGTGTGGATGCTGCTTCCAACACAGAATGGTCATTCGGAGCCCACTGTTCACACGTtcag gAGCAGTGGGAATCAAAGAATCAGCTCTGTACCTGTGATTGGAAGATGAGCACTGACAG gcCAGTACATCTCAACAAGCAAACCGTGAAGAATTCTGTGTCAAGCTGCTGTCAAAACACTCTGCAGAGAGCAactgaggcagagctgcagcttctgGCCATCCATTATAAGATGTGCTATCAGCACTGCTTGACGGTTTATCAGCTGGCTTTTGAGGAGAACACAGCTTTTGGGAG TAGATGTGATGAGAAGACTGAATTACATTCATCTCTGCTGTTGGTTTTGGAAGAGCTAGAAAATAATTACAACAATATGAGAATGGAAATAAACATGGGCATACCTTTAAATGCTCTCCCACCACTGTCAGTTGAAGTGAAGTTACCCCCAATCTCTTCCTTTTACGTCCCTGGCAAG tttttcAGAAAGTCTCTTGGCTCTGA TGATCTTCCAGGTGAAGAAAGAGCTGATGTTGAAGCACCAGAAATGCAAGAGCAGACTTCTGTCAATAGG GACAAGCCACAGACTGAGGGTGGTCAGCCAAGTGACTCTGCTTCCCCCGAGGCACGGGAAGGACAACATAAAGGTCAGGATCTGAAACATG AAGTGAAGACAGTTCAGAGTGGGGATGAACATTCTTCTGTTCATGTTGGTGGCCCAAGTTCCTCGGTGTTGGAG GATACTGGAGAAAATTCCCTGCAGAAAACATCTTATTCTTACAGCATTGAACCAGGTGATATCTTTAATTCTCCTTATGCACTGAACTTGAGCAGCTTTACCAAGCTGATTAAGAGACTCCAAGCAACCCATCCAGAGGCTAACAG AGACCAAATTGTGGAGGCTATTCAGCAGgtgaggaaaaacaacaaaggtATGCTATGTGGCTTGGCCATCAGTACTATTGAGGAAAGGACCTCTGCCATTCTGAGGAAATCAATGCCCAATTGTgggcaggaaaagcagtga
- the RBM44 gene encoding RNA-binding protein 44 isoform X2 → MEVGKSSRVNSKRSSVTQGSCPGEDPGEGSLLTEDSHLEYLSAHEEYADDTNSSSEFFEEREIGEVKDIPQGHKVPPHISTGEEEVSGDSNRHTHSVSMKPEGPFLSPRERAPKVALQFCEHAESSDFYSCEKPGTVRVDSTAEDAGIQFPVSEIPTSKNPDFSVEVADESSGGSPRCVNSECRGALKSMASVSAVTQAVDASSDFRACFTTSRSSSAQVCLCSRAINTEITMMNKSRPVGWPRQNCVDAASNTEWSFGAHCSHVQEQWESKNQLCTCDWKMSTDRPVHLNKQTVKNSVSSCCQNTLQRATEAELQLLAIHYKMCYQHCLTVYQLAFEENTAFGRCDEKTELHSSLLLVLEELENNYNNMRMEINMGIPLNALPPLSVEVKLPPISSFYVPGKFFRKSLGSDDLPGEERADVEAPEMQEQTSVNRDKPQTEGGQPSDSASPEAREGQHKGQDLKHGRMKTEEGTEYWFDAKEELTMSDFPVIPEETKKQQEKQGTEVKTVQSGDEHSSVHVGGPSSSVLEDTGENSLQKTSYSYSIEPGDIFNSPYALNLSSFTKLIKRLQATHPEANRDQIVEAIQQVRKNNKGMLCGLAISTIEERTSAILRKSMPNCGQEKQ, encoded by the exons ATGGAAGTGGGAAAGAGCAGCCGTGTTAACAGCAAAAGGAGTTCTGTCACTCAGGGCTCCTGTCCAGGTGAAGATCCAGGTGAAGGAAGCCTTTTAACTGAAGACTCCCATCTGGAGTATCTCAGTGCTCACGAGGAATATGCTGATGATACAAATAGCTCAAGTGAATTCTTTGAGGAGAGGGAAATTGGAGAGGTGAAGGACATACCACAAGGTCACAAGGTGCCACCCCACATCAGTACAGGGGAAGAAGAAGTGTCTGGGGACAGCAACAGGCACACTCACAGTGTCTCAATGAAGCCAGAGGGCCCTTTCCTGTCGCCAAGGGAAAGGGCCCCTAAAGTAGCTCTGCAGTTTTGCGAACACGCAGAATCCTCTGATTTCTACAGCTGTGAAAAACCTGGTACCGTCCGTGttgacagcactgcagaggatGCTGGAATCCAATTTCCTGTCTCTGAAATTCCCACTAGTAAGAATCCTGATTTTAGTGTGGAAGTTGCAGATGAATCCTCCGGTGGAAGTCCCCGCTGTGTGAACTCGGAGTGCCGTGGAGCCCTGAAAAGCATGGCCAGTGTCTCTGCAGTGACACAGGCTGTCGATGCCAGCTCTGATTTCAGAGCTTGCTTTACaacaagcagaagcagcagtgctCAGGTTTGTCTCTGCTCCAGGGCAATTAACACAGAGATAACGATGATGAACAAATCTCGACCGGTGGGATGGCCCCGTCAAAACTGTGTGGATGCTGCTTCCAACACAGAATGGTCATTCGGAGCCCACTGTTCACACGTtcag gAGCAGTGGGAATCAAAGAATCAGCTCTGTACCTGTGATTGGAAGATGAGCACTGACAG gcCAGTACATCTCAACAAGCAAACCGTGAAGAATTCTGTGTCAAGCTGCTGTCAAAACACTCTGCAGAGAGCAactgaggcagagctgcagcttctgGCCATCCATTATAAGATGTGCTATCAGCACTGCTTGACGGTTTATCAGCTGGCTTTTGAGGAGAACACAGCTTTTGGGAG ATGTGATGAGAAGACTGAATTACATTCATCTCTGCTGTTGGTTTTGGAAGAGCTAGAAAATAATTACAACAATATGAGAATGGAAATAAACATGGGCATACCTTTAAATGCTCTCCCACCACTGTCAGTTGAAGTGAAGTTACCCCCAATCTCTTCCTTTTACGTCCCTGGCAAG tttttcAGAAAGTCTCTTGGCTCTGA TGATCTTCCAGGTGAAGAAAGAGCTGATGTTGAAGCACCAGAAATGCAAGAGCAGACTTCTGTCAATAGG GACAAGCCACAGACTGAGGGTGGTCAGCCAAGTGACTCTGCTTCCCCCGAGGCACGGGAAGGACAACATAAAGGTCAGGATCTGAAACATG GCCGTATGAAAACTGAGGAAGGGACTGAATATTGGTTTGATGCTAAAGAAGAGTTGACAATGTCAGATTTTCCAGTAATACCTGAAGAAACgaaaaagcaacaggaaaagcaaGGCACGG AAGTGAAGACAGTTCAGAGTGGGGATGAACATTCTTCTGTTCATGTTGGTGGCCCAAGTTCCTCGGTGTTGGAG GATACTGGAGAAAATTCCCTGCAGAAAACATCTTATTCTTACAGCATTGAACCAGGTGATATCTTTAATTCTCCTTATGCACTGAACTTGAGCAGCTTTACCAAGCTGATTAAGAGACTCCAAGCAACCCATCCAGAGGCTAACAG AGACCAAATTGTGGAGGCTATTCAGCAGgtgaggaaaaacaacaaaggtATGCTATGTGGCTTGGCCATCAGTACTATTGAGGAAAGGACCTCTGCCATTCTGAGGAAATCAATGCCCAATTGTgggcaggaaaagcagtga
- the RBM44 gene encoding RNA-binding protein 44 isoform X3: MEVGKSSRVNSKRSSVTQGSCPGEDPGEGSLLTEDSHLEYLSAHEEYADDTNSSSEFFEEREIGEVKDIPQGHKVPPHISTGEEEVSGDSNRHTHSVSMKPEGPFLSPRERAPKVALQFCEHAESSDFYSCEKPGTVRVDSTAEDAGIQFPVSEIPTSKNPDFSVEVADESSGGSPRCVNSECRGALKSMASVSAVTQAVDASSDFRACFTTSRSSSAQVCLCSRAINTEITMMNKSRPVGWPRQNCVDAASNTEWSFGAHCSHVQEQWESKNQLCTCDWKMSTDRPVHLNKQTVKNSVSSCCQNTLQRATEAELQLLAIHYKMCYQHCLTVYQLAFEENTAFGSRCDEKTELHSSLLLVLEELENNYNNMRMEINMGIPLNALPPLSVEVKLPPISSFYVPGKFFRKSLGSDDLPGEERADVEAPEMQEQTSVNRDKPQTEGGQPSDSASPEAREGQHKGQDLKHGRMKTEEGTEYWFDAKEELTMSDFPVIPEETKKQQEKQEVKTVQSGDEHSSVHVGGPSSSVLEDTGENSLQKTSYSYSIEPGDIFNSPYALNLSSFTKLIKRLQATHPEANRDQIVEAIQQVRKNNKGMLCGLAISTIEERTSAILRKSMPNCGQEKQ; encoded by the exons ATGGAAGTGGGAAAGAGCAGCCGTGTTAACAGCAAAAGGAGTTCTGTCACTCAGGGCTCCTGTCCAGGTGAAGATCCAGGTGAAGGAAGCCTTTTAACTGAAGACTCCCATCTGGAGTATCTCAGTGCTCACGAGGAATATGCTGATGATACAAATAGCTCAAGTGAATTCTTTGAGGAGAGGGAAATTGGAGAGGTGAAGGACATACCACAAGGTCACAAGGTGCCACCCCACATCAGTACAGGGGAAGAAGAAGTGTCTGGGGACAGCAACAGGCACACTCACAGTGTCTCAATGAAGCCAGAGGGCCCTTTCCTGTCGCCAAGGGAAAGGGCCCCTAAAGTAGCTCTGCAGTTTTGCGAACACGCAGAATCCTCTGATTTCTACAGCTGTGAAAAACCTGGTACCGTCCGTGttgacagcactgcagaggatGCTGGAATCCAATTTCCTGTCTCTGAAATTCCCACTAGTAAGAATCCTGATTTTAGTGTGGAAGTTGCAGATGAATCCTCCGGTGGAAGTCCCCGCTGTGTGAACTCGGAGTGCCGTGGAGCCCTGAAAAGCATGGCCAGTGTCTCTGCAGTGACACAGGCTGTCGATGCCAGCTCTGATTTCAGAGCTTGCTTTACaacaagcagaagcagcagtgctCAGGTTTGTCTCTGCTCCAGGGCAATTAACACAGAGATAACGATGATGAACAAATCTCGACCGGTGGGATGGCCCCGTCAAAACTGTGTGGATGCTGCTTCCAACACAGAATGGTCATTCGGAGCCCACTGTTCACACGTtcag gAGCAGTGGGAATCAAAGAATCAGCTCTGTACCTGTGATTGGAAGATGAGCACTGACAG gcCAGTACATCTCAACAAGCAAACCGTGAAGAATTCTGTGTCAAGCTGCTGTCAAAACACTCTGCAGAGAGCAactgaggcagagctgcagcttctgGCCATCCATTATAAGATGTGCTATCAGCACTGCTTGACGGTTTATCAGCTGGCTTTTGAGGAGAACACAGCTTTTGGGAG TAGATGTGATGAGAAGACTGAATTACATTCATCTCTGCTGTTGGTTTTGGAAGAGCTAGAAAATAATTACAACAATATGAGAATGGAAATAAACATGGGCATACCTTTAAATGCTCTCCCACCACTGTCAGTTGAAGTGAAGTTACCCCCAATCTCTTCCTTTTACGTCCCTGGCAAG tttttcAGAAAGTCTCTTGGCTCTGA TGATCTTCCAGGTGAAGAAAGAGCTGATGTTGAAGCACCAGAAATGCAAGAGCAGACTTCTGTCAATAGG GACAAGCCACAGACTGAGGGTGGTCAGCCAAGTGACTCTGCTTCCCCCGAGGCACGGGAAGGACAACATAAAGGTCAGGATCTGAAACATG GCCGTATGAAAACTGAGGAAGGGACTGAATATTGGTTTGATGCTAAAGAAGAGTTGACAATGTCAGATTTTCCAGTAATACCTGAAGAAACgaaaaagcaacaggaaaagcaaG AAGTGAAGACAGTTCAGAGTGGGGATGAACATTCTTCTGTTCATGTTGGTGGCCCAAGTTCCTCGGTGTTGGAG GATACTGGAGAAAATTCCCTGCAGAAAACATCTTATTCTTACAGCATTGAACCAGGTGATATCTTTAATTCTCCTTATGCACTGAACTTGAGCAGCTTTACCAAGCTGATTAAGAGACTCCAAGCAACCCATCCAGAGGCTAACAG AGACCAAATTGTGGAGGCTATTCAGCAGgtgaggaaaaacaacaaaggtATGCTATGTGGCTTGGCCATCAGTACTATTGAGGAAAGGACCTCTGCCATTCTGAGGAAATCAATGCCCAATTGTgggcaggaaaagcagtga
- the RBM44 gene encoding RNA-binding protein 44 isoform X1 translates to MEVGKSSRVNSKRSSVTQGSCPGEDPGEGSLLTEDSHLEYLSAHEEYADDTNSSSEFFEEREIGEVKDIPQGHKVPPHISTGEEEVSGDSNRHTHSVSMKPEGPFLSPRERAPKVALQFCEHAESSDFYSCEKPGTVRVDSTAEDAGIQFPVSEIPTSKNPDFSVEVADESSGGSPRCVNSECRGALKSMASVSAVTQAVDASSDFRACFTTSRSSSAQVCLCSRAINTEITMMNKSRPVGWPRQNCVDAASNTEWSFGAHCSHVQEQWESKNQLCTCDWKMSTDRPVHLNKQTVKNSVSSCCQNTLQRATEAELQLLAIHYKMCYQHCLTVYQLAFEENTAFGSRCDEKTELHSSLLLVLEELENNYNNMRMEINMGIPLNALPPLSVEVKLPPISSFYVPGKFFRKSLGSDDLPGEERADVEAPEMQEQTSVNRDKPQTEGGQPSDSASPEAREGQHKGQDLKHGRMKTEEGTEYWFDAKEELTMSDFPVIPEETKKQQEKQGTEVKTVQSGDEHSSVHVGGPSSSVLEDTGENSLQKTSYSYSIEPGDIFNSPYALNLSSFTKLIKRLQATHPEANRDQIVEAIQQVRKNNKGMLCGLAISTIEERTSAILRKSMPNCGQEKQ, encoded by the exons ATGGAAGTGGGAAAGAGCAGCCGTGTTAACAGCAAAAGGAGTTCTGTCACTCAGGGCTCCTGTCCAGGTGAAGATCCAGGTGAAGGAAGCCTTTTAACTGAAGACTCCCATCTGGAGTATCTCAGTGCTCACGAGGAATATGCTGATGATACAAATAGCTCAAGTGAATTCTTTGAGGAGAGGGAAATTGGAGAGGTGAAGGACATACCACAAGGTCACAAGGTGCCACCCCACATCAGTACAGGGGAAGAAGAAGTGTCTGGGGACAGCAACAGGCACACTCACAGTGTCTCAATGAAGCCAGAGGGCCCTTTCCTGTCGCCAAGGGAAAGGGCCCCTAAAGTAGCTCTGCAGTTTTGCGAACACGCAGAATCCTCTGATTTCTACAGCTGTGAAAAACCTGGTACCGTCCGTGttgacagcactgcagaggatGCTGGAATCCAATTTCCTGTCTCTGAAATTCCCACTAGTAAGAATCCTGATTTTAGTGTGGAAGTTGCAGATGAATCCTCCGGTGGAAGTCCCCGCTGTGTGAACTCGGAGTGCCGTGGAGCCCTGAAAAGCATGGCCAGTGTCTCTGCAGTGACACAGGCTGTCGATGCCAGCTCTGATTTCAGAGCTTGCTTTACaacaagcagaagcagcagtgctCAGGTTTGTCTCTGCTCCAGGGCAATTAACACAGAGATAACGATGATGAACAAATCTCGACCGGTGGGATGGCCCCGTCAAAACTGTGTGGATGCTGCTTCCAACACAGAATGGTCATTCGGAGCCCACTGTTCACACGTtcag gAGCAGTGGGAATCAAAGAATCAGCTCTGTACCTGTGATTGGAAGATGAGCACTGACAG gcCAGTACATCTCAACAAGCAAACCGTGAAGAATTCTGTGTCAAGCTGCTGTCAAAACACTCTGCAGAGAGCAactgaggcagagctgcagcttctgGCCATCCATTATAAGATGTGCTATCAGCACTGCTTGACGGTTTATCAGCTGGCTTTTGAGGAGAACACAGCTTTTGGGAG TAGATGTGATGAGAAGACTGAATTACATTCATCTCTGCTGTTGGTTTTGGAAGAGCTAGAAAATAATTACAACAATATGAGAATGGAAATAAACATGGGCATACCTTTAAATGCTCTCCCACCACTGTCAGTTGAAGTGAAGTTACCCCCAATCTCTTCCTTTTACGTCCCTGGCAAG tttttcAGAAAGTCTCTTGGCTCTGA TGATCTTCCAGGTGAAGAAAGAGCTGATGTTGAAGCACCAGAAATGCAAGAGCAGACTTCTGTCAATAGG GACAAGCCACAGACTGAGGGTGGTCAGCCAAGTGACTCTGCTTCCCCCGAGGCACGGGAAGGACAACATAAAGGTCAGGATCTGAAACATG GCCGTATGAAAACTGAGGAAGGGACTGAATATTGGTTTGATGCTAAAGAAGAGTTGACAATGTCAGATTTTCCAGTAATACCTGAAGAAACgaaaaagcaacaggaaaagcaaGGCACGG AAGTGAAGACAGTTCAGAGTGGGGATGAACATTCTTCTGTTCATGTTGGTGGCCCAAGTTCCTCGGTGTTGGAG GATACTGGAGAAAATTCCCTGCAGAAAACATCTTATTCTTACAGCATTGAACCAGGTGATATCTTTAATTCTCCTTATGCACTGAACTTGAGCAGCTTTACCAAGCTGATTAAGAGACTCCAAGCAACCCATCCAGAGGCTAACAG AGACCAAATTGTGGAGGCTATTCAGCAGgtgaggaaaaacaacaaaggtATGCTATGTGGCTTGGCCATCAGTACTATTGAGGAAAGGACCTCTGCCATTCTGAGGAAATCAATGCCCAATTGTgggcaggaaaagcagtga